A genomic segment from Tindallia californiensis encodes:
- a CDS encoding sigma-54 interaction domain-containing protein → MKRISEEMLKKLEEVDNELNLYRTIFDIIYNLIVVVDHNGLIRMMNQRYCDFLKINKKDAIGVHVTKVIENTRMHLVIKTGKEEVGDVQEIMGNKMIADRFPIVHDGKVIGAVGTVIFKDLAELDMYVKRVSKMEKEIEFFKKELKKALGNDDTFETVIGNSEEILKAVSLAKRVSDTKSSVLILGESGTGKGLFANAIHNASPRSEYPLIKVNCAAIPAELLESELFGYESGAFTGAQKGGKPGKFELAHKSTIFLDEIGDMPLNMQAKLLKVIQEKEIERIGGVRGKDIDIRIIAATNQNLEEMVKNKTFREDLYYRLNVIKLVVPSLRSRKEDVPLLVEYIIKKLSKEMDRFVTEITPAAMECLQEYDWPGNIRELENVIERAFNLMDKEAKIELKHLPPSLLQKNRDRSLSNTLSLRHIIEEVEKNAIEKHLKETMGNKYQTSQRLGISRTSLYEKINRYQIKV, encoded by the coding sequence GTGAAAAGAATATCGGAAGAAATGTTGAAAAAATTAGAGGAAGTCGATAATGAGTTGAATCTATATCGAACTATTTTTGATATAATTTACAATTTAATTGTTGTTGTAGACCATAATGGACTAATACGGATGATGAATCAACGGTATTGTGATTTCTTGAAAATAAACAAAAAAGATGCGATTGGAGTTCATGTAACAAAAGTCATTGAAAATACAAGAATGCATCTTGTTATTAAAACAGGAAAAGAAGAAGTGGGCGATGTGCAGGAAATTATGGGAAACAAAATGATTGCTGATCGATTTCCGATCGTTCACGACGGAAAAGTAATTGGAGCTGTGGGTACTGTTATATTTAAGGATCTGGCAGAATTAGATATGTATGTAAAAAGAGTAAGTAAAATGGAAAAAGAAATAGAGTTTTTCAAAAAAGAACTGAAAAAAGCGTTAGGAAATGATGATACTTTTGAAACGGTTATTGGAAATAGTGAAGAAATCTTAAAAGCCGTAAGCCTTGCCAAAAGAGTTTCTGATACTAAATCAAGTGTACTGATATTAGGGGAAAGCGGTACAGGAAAAGGATTATTTGCAAATGCGATTCATAACGCAAGCCCTCGCTCGGAATATCCTTTAATTAAAGTCAACTGTGCGGCGATTCCAGCTGAACTTTTGGAATCAGAGCTGTTTGGATATGAAAGTGGTGCTTTTACTGGTGCGCAAAAGGGTGGAAAACCAGGAAAATTTGAATTAGCTCATAAAAGCACCATATTTCTTGATGAAATTGGAGATATGCCATTAAATATGCAAGCAAAACTATTAAAAGTTATTCAGGAAAAAGAGATTGAGCGTATCGGTGGTGTGAGAGGTAAAGATATAGACATTAGAATCATTGCGGCAACGAACCAGAATCTAGAAGAAATGGTTAAAAACAAAACATTTCGGGAAGATCTTTACTATCGTCTGAATGTGATTAAGCTGGTAGTTCCATCTTTGAGATCTCGCAAAGAAGATGTTCCTTTGCTGGTAGAATATATTATTAAAAAACTATCAAAAGAAATGGACCGTTTTGTAACAGAGATAACTCCAGCAGCAATGGAATGCTTGCAGGAATATGATTGGCCAGGGAATATACGAGAACTTGAAAATGTGATTGAACGAGCTTTTAACTTAATGGACAAAGAAGCGAAGATAGAACTAAAACATTTACCTCCTTCCCTATTACAAAAAAATAGAGATAGATCTTTGAGTAATACTTTATCCTTGCGGCATATTATTGAAGAAGTGGAAAAAAATGCAATCGAGAAGCATTTGAAAGAAACTATGGGAAATAAATATCAAACTTCGCAAAGATTAGGCATTAGCAGGACGAGTTTATATGAAAAAATTAACCGTTACCAGATAAAAGTGTAA
- a CDS encoding 3-hydroxybutyryl-CoA dehydrogenase, translating into MNIEKVGIIGAGVMGAGIAEIIAKSGYDVVLKDMEEGYIQSGIKNIEKNLKKSVEKGKLTEDEKKEIRSRITGTVDNQLLTECQLVIEAASEKMAVKKIIFEELDRICPSETILASNTSSLSITEIANSTKRPEKVIGMHFFNPVPVMKLVEVIRGINTSDDTRNTVVAMAENLDKVSVEVEEAPGFLVNRVLVTMINEAVGVLADGVATAEDIDTAMKLGANHPIGPLALADLIGNDVCLHIMEVMYEEYADSKYRPHPLLRKMVRGNLLGRKVGQGFFSYES; encoded by the coding sequence ATGAACATCGAAAAAGTGGGAATTATAGGAGCTGGCGTGATGGGGGCTGGCATAGCAGAAATCATTGCTAAATCAGGGTATGATGTTGTCTTGAAAGACATGGAAGAAGGATATATCCAAAGTGGCATTAAAAATATCGAAAAAAACCTGAAGAAATCTGTCGAAAAAGGAAAGCTAACAGAAGATGAAAAAAAAGAAATAAGAAGTAGAATTACTGGAACGGTTGACAATCAGCTACTGACCGAATGTCAACTGGTAATAGAAGCGGCTTCGGAAAAGATGGCAGTAAAAAAAATAATTTTTGAAGAACTGGATAGGATCTGTCCTTCTGAGACTATATTGGCTAGCAATACTTCGTCCTTATCCATTACAGAAATTGCTAACAGTACTAAAAGGCCAGAAAAAGTTATTGGGATGCATTTTTTTAATCCGGTGCCAGTGATGAAACTGGTAGAAGTGATCAGGGGGATCAACACCAGTGATGATACAAGGAATACGGTGGTGGCGATGGCAGAGAATCTTGATAAGGTATCTGTAGAAGTGGAGGAAGCACCAGGTTTTTTAGTAAATAGAGTGTTAGTAACGATGATCAATGAAGCGGTAGGCGTACTGGCAGATGGTGTTGCGACGGCAGAAGATATTGATACGGCGATGAAACTTGGGGCAAACCATCCGATAGGGCCATTGGCTCTTGCTGATTTAATAGGGAACGATGTTTGTCTTCATATTATGGAAGTGATGTATGAGGAGTATGCTGATTCAAAATACAGACCCCATCCTTTATTAAGGAAAATGGTAAGAGGCAACTTACTGGGTAGAAAAGTAGGGCAGGGATTCTTTTCTTATGAAAGCTAA
- a CDS encoding acetyl-CoA C-acetyltransferase: MREVVIASAVRTAIGNYGGTLKDVSAADLGSIVIKEAVSRAGIKPEQVQEVYMGCILQAGAGQGVARQAAVNAGLPVEVPATTINMLCGSGLRTVSMAAQTIIAGDNDIVVAGGTENMSQAPYLLPKARWGVRMGHDKIIDSMISDALTDAFNQYHMGMTAENLAEKYNLTREEQDEFAANSQNKAEKAISEGKFKDEIVPVEIPQRKGDPIVFDQDEFPKAGVTADKLAKLKPAFKKDGSVTAANASGINDGAAAIVVMSKEKADELGIKPLATIVSYGNAGVDPAIMGIGPVDATTKALEKGGVTIDDMDLIEANEAFAAQALSVGKELNWKAEKVNVNGGAIALGHPVGASGARILVTLLHEMEKQDAKHGLATLCIGGGMGTALVVKR; encoded by the coding sequence ATGAGAGAAGTTGTTATTGCAAGTGCCGTTAGAACAGCGATAGGAAACTATGGTGGGACGTTAAAAGATGTTTCAGCAGCAGATCTTGGATCTATTGTTATTAAAGAAGCCGTTAGTCGAGCAGGAATCAAACCGGAACAGGTTCAAGAAGTTTATATGGGTTGTATACTGCAAGCTGGAGCTGGTCAAGGCGTTGCGAGACAGGCGGCCGTTAATGCCGGACTTCCAGTAGAGGTACCGGCTACTACCATTAATATGTTGTGTGGATCTGGACTGCGGACCGTTTCCATGGCAGCTCAAACAATTATTGCAGGAGATAACGATATTGTAGTTGCTGGTGGTACTGAAAATATGAGCCAGGCGCCTTACCTTCTGCCTAAAGCCAGATGGGGTGTGCGTATGGGTCATGATAAGATCATCGATTCCATGATTTCAGATGCTCTTACAGACGCATTTAATCAATATCATATGGGTATGACGGCTGAAAATTTAGCTGAGAAATACAATTTAACTCGGGAAGAACAAGATGAATTTGCAGCTAATAGCCAGAATAAAGCGGAAAAAGCTATTTCAGAAGGCAAATTCAAAGATGAAATAGTACCCGTTGAAATTCCACAAAGAAAAGGCGATCCTATTGTTTTTGATCAAGATGAATTTCCGAAAGCAGGAGTAACGGCTGATAAACTGGCTAAACTGAAGCCAGCATTCAAAAAAGATGGAAGCGTTACGGCAGCTAATGCATCTGGAATTAATGATGGGGCAGCGGCGATTGTGGTAATGTCCAAAGAGAAAGCGGATGAACTAGGCATAAAGCCATTAGCGACGATTGTATCTTATGGTAATGCAGGTGTAGATCCAGCGATTATGGGAATAGGACCAGTAGATGCTACCACAAAAGCCCTTGAAAAAGGTGGAGTTACGATAGACGATATGGACTTGATTGAAGCTAATGAAGCTTTTGCGGCTCAAGCATTATCTGTAGGGAAAGAGCTTAATTGGAAGGCAGAAAAAGTAAATGTAAATGGTGGTGCGATTGCTTTGGGACATCCTGTAGGTGCTAGTGGGGCTAGAATTTTGGTAACCTTGTTGCATGAAATGGAAAAACAAGATGCAAAGCATGGATTAGCCACCTTATGCATCGGTGGTGGAATGGGAACCGCACTGGTAGTAAAAAGATAG
- the greA gene encoding transcription elongation factor GreA, whose product MTNKEMVLTPKGKEKIENELEQLKTVRRKEIAARIKQAIEFGDISENSEYDEAKNEQAQIEEKINKLENTLRQAVIIDEEDIRTDTVSIGSLVHVKEEGDDEVVEYMIVGSAEADPYEAKISNESPVGRALIGKKVGEKAEVQIPDGVTFYEVIKIDKAN is encoded by the coding sequence ATGACAAACAAAGAAATGGTGTTGACTCCAAAAGGCAAAGAAAAAATCGAAAATGAACTGGAGCAGCTAAAGACGGTACGTCGGAAAGAAATAGCCGCTCGAATCAAACAAGCCATTGAATTTGGAGATATTAGCGAAAACTCTGAATATGATGAGGCGAAAAACGAACAGGCACAAATAGAAGAAAAGATAAACAAGTTAGAAAATACTTTAAGGCAAGCAGTCATTATTGATGAAGAAGATATTCGCACAGATACAGTTAGTATTGGATCACTGGTGCATGTTAAAGAAGAGGGAGACGACGAAGTTGTTGAGTACATGATTGTCGGTTCTGCAGAGGCGGACCCTTACGAAGCAAAAATATCTAATGAATCACCAGTAGGACGTGCGTTGATAGGCAAAAAAGTAGGAGAAAAAGCAGAGGTTCAAATTCCGGACGGTGTTACGTTTTATGAGGTAATAAAGATTGACAAGGCGAATTAG
- the dusB gene encoding tRNA dihydrouridine synthase DusB produces the protein MKPFKIGKVEIKTPLILAPMAGVTDLAFRVICKKFGCGMTVTEMISAKGLYYHDRKTSELMRIDETETPVGLQIFGSDPEIMGWAADYLDKQPHDILDINMGCPAPKIVKNGDGSALMKEPELAARVIRAVVEKTSKPVSVKIRAGWDLDSLNAVDLAKIAEDNGAKAITIHGRTREQFYSGKADWSVIKAVKEAVTIPVIGNGDIFEASDAREMFLRTGCDAVMIGRGAQGNPWLFHAIRSMIEEGAWIDLPQDGIKKAVKTTFEEHLKLAVQEKGERIAIKEMRKHAAWYTKGFLGSAKLRKKINMAESAEEMIELMNDCS, from the coding sequence GTGAAACCCTTTAAAATTGGTAAAGTAGAAATAAAAACCCCATTGATTCTTGCGCCAATGGCAGGAGTAACTGATTTAGCCTTCCGGGTTATCTGTAAAAAATTTGGGTGCGGAATGACGGTCACAGAAATGATCAGCGCCAAAGGATTGTACTATCATGATAGAAAAACGTCAGAGCTGATGCGAATCGATGAAACCGAAACGCCGGTGGGATTGCAAATATTTGGATCGGATCCGGAGATTATGGGTTGGGCAGCAGATTATTTAGATAAGCAACCTCATGATATTCTTGATATTAATATGGGTTGTCCTGCTCCGAAAATAGTGAAAAATGGTGATGGGTCAGCACTGATGAAGGAACCTGAACTAGCGGCTCGTGTGATTAGAGCAGTGGTAGAAAAAACGTCAAAACCAGTAAGTGTGAAAATAAGAGCTGGTTGGGATTTAGATAGTCTTAATGCCGTTGACCTGGCAAAAATTGCTGAAGATAACGGAGCGAAAGCCATTACCATTCATGGAAGAACCAGAGAACAGTTTTATTCCGGTAAGGCCGATTGGTCAGTAATCAAAGCTGTGAAGGAAGCGGTTACCATTCCTGTAATAGGAAACGGAGATATTTTTGAAGCAAGCGATGCACGGGAAATGTTTTTAAGGACGGGTTGTGATGCTGTGATGATAGGACGTGGAGCTCAGGGGAATCCGTGGCTATTTCATGCTATTCGGAGCATGATAGAAGAAGGAGCATGGATAGATTTGCCACAAGACGGTATTAAAAAAGCGGTGAAAACTACCTTTGAAGAACATCTGAAATTAGCTGTTCAAGAAAAAGGCGAGAGAATAGCCATCAAAGAAATGCGTAAACATGCCGCTTGGTATACAAAAGGATTTTTGGGGTCAGCAAAGCTACGAAAAAAGATTAATATGGCCGAATCGGCAGAAGAAATGATTGAACTAATGAACGATTGCTCTTGA
- the fabG gene encoding 3-oxoacyl-ACP reductase FabG, translating to MNFNGKTVVVTGAARGIGKATALKFGEKGGKVVVCDISMDSLSEVMEELKANQVEALAFEVDVTDREAVEKMMKDVKDQCGSVDVIVNNAGITADGRLVKLEEEAFDKVIDVNLKGVFNCGQAAARIMAEQGSGVILNASSVVGIYGNFGQTNYAATKWGVIGMTKTWAKELGKQGIRVNAVAPGFILTPMVEKMPENVLDMMKDKSPIKKLGKPEDIANAYAFLASEEAGFITGTVLSVDGGVVL from the coding sequence ATGAATTTTAATGGAAAAACGGTGGTTGTTACAGGTGCAGCTCGAGGGATTGGTAAAGCGACGGCCTTGAAATTTGGTGAAAAAGGTGGGAAAGTGGTTGTTTGCGACATATCAATGGACAGTTTGTCGGAAGTAATGGAAGAACTTAAAGCAAATCAAGTAGAAGCGTTAGCCTTTGAAGTTGATGTTACAGATCGCGAAGCTGTGGAAAAAATGATGAAGGATGTAAAGGATCAATGTGGATCAGTAGATGTTATTGTTAATAATGCTGGAATTACAGCAGATGGCCGATTGGTGAAACTGGAAGAAGAAGCCTTTGACAAGGTAATAGACGTTAATCTTAAAGGCGTTTTTAATTGTGGTCAGGCAGCAGCAAGAATCATGGCAGAACAAGGCAGTGGTGTTATTCTAAATGCATCCTCCGTAGTAGGGATATATGGGAACTTTGGGCAAACAAATTATGCGGCAACAAAATGGGGAGTTATTGGAATGACAAAAACATGGGCGAAAGAACTTGGGAAACAAGGAATTCGTGTAAATGCCGTAGCGCCAGGGTTTATTCTTACTCCAATGGTTGAGAAAATGCCAGAAAACGTGCTGGATATGATGAAAGACAAATCTCCTATTAAGAAGTTAGGCAAACCGGAAGATATCGCCAATGCCTATGCCTTCCTAGCTTCTGAAGAAGCTGGATTTATTACAGGGACTGTCTTGAGTGTGGATGGTGGCGTTGTTCTATAA
- the lysS gene encoding lysine--tRNA ligase, with product MSHDIEGQSLNELRKIRHAKLKKLKEAGKDPFEIEKVEVSHYSQYIKDHYDELENEKVTMAGRIITRREHGKATFINLQDKEGQLQIYVRLDRIGEEAYGYFQQYDIGDIIEVHGIVFKTKRGEVSVKADMVRLLTKSLQILPEKWHGLKDTDIRYRQRYVDLIVNPDVKNVFKIRSNTIKAIREYLDNREYLEVETPILDTIAGGANAKPFITHHNTLDIDMYLRIATELHLKRLIVGGFDRVYEIGRIFRNEGMSIKHNPEFTSIELYQAYADYEDIMELTENLVAYVIEKTLGTTKVTYQNTEIDFKPPWKRMTMEESCKEFAKIDFSTIASDEEARQLGKKIGLDVEPEMSKGHIISEVFETYVEKHLIQPTFITNHPVEVSPLAKRNAKNPAMTNRFEAFVNTWEIANAFSELNDPVDQRQRFLEQVKEKETGNEEAHPLDEDFLNALEIGLPPTGGMGLGIDRLVMLMTDSPSIRDVILFPTMKPLEMAREKE from the coding sequence ATGAGTCATGACATAGAAGGGCAAAGTCTAAATGAGCTACGAAAAATAAGGCATGCAAAATTAAAGAAGCTAAAAGAAGCCGGTAAAGATCCTTTTGAGATTGAAAAAGTAGAAGTCAGTCACTATAGTCAGTACATCAAGGATCATTATGACGAATTGGAAAATGAAAAAGTAACCATGGCTGGAAGGATAATAACAAGGCGGGAACACGGAAAAGCGACGTTTATTAACTTACAGGATAAAGAAGGTCAACTTCAGATTTATGTGCGTCTTGACAGAATAGGTGAGGAGGCTTATGGATACTTTCAGCAATATGATATCGGAGATATTATAGAAGTCCATGGCATTGTATTTAAGACGAAGCGAGGAGAAGTTTCTGTAAAAGCTGATATGGTAAGGCTGTTGACGAAATCTTTGCAGATTCTGCCGGAGAAATGGCATGGATTGAAAGATACAGACATTCGTTACAGGCAACGGTATGTAGATTTAATTGTCAACCCTGATGTAAAAAACGTTTTTAAGATCAGAAGTAATACAATCAAGGCGATACGGGAATATTTAGATAACCGAGAGTATCTGGAAGTTGAAACTCCTATACTGGATACAATAGCAGGAGGAGCTAATGCAAAACCTTTTATAACGCACCATAATACCCTTGATATTGATATGTATTTAAGAATTGCAACAGAACTTCATCTTAAACGCCTTATTGTCGGAGGTTTTGATCGAGTATATGAAATAGGGCGTATTTTTAGAAATGAAGGGATGTCCATTAAACATAATCCGGAATTTACCTCTATTGAATTGTATCAGGCATATGCTGACTATGAAGATATTATGGAACTTACAGAAAATTTAGTAGCCTATGTAATAGAGAAAACACTGGGGACAACAAAGGTGACTTATCAGAATACAGAAATAGACTTTAAACCTCCGTGGAAAAGAATGACAATGGAAGAGTCTTGTAAAGAATTTGCGAAAATTGACTTTTCTACGATTGCATCAGATGAAGAAGCAAGACAGCTAGGCAAAAAAATCGGTCTTGATGTAGAACCAGAAATGAGTAAAGGCCATATTATTAGCGAAGTTTTTGAAACCTATGTGGAAAAGCATCTGATACAACCGACTTTTATTACCAACCACCCTGTTGAAGTATCGCCGTTAGCAAAAAGAAATGCAAAAAATCCAGCGATGACAAATCGTTTCGAAGCGTTTGTTAATACATGGGAAATTGCCAATGCCTTTTCTGAGTTAAATGACCCTGTAGACCAAAGGCAACGATTTTTGGAACAGGTAAAAGAAAAAGAAACAGGTAATGAAGAAGCACATCCTTTAGATGAAGATTTTCTTAATGCTTTAGAGATTGGATTGCCACCTACAGGTGGAATGGGATTAGGAATTGATAGGCTTGTTATGTTGATGACGGATTCTCCTTCTATTAGAGATGTTATCCTTTTTCCTACGATGAAACCTCTGGAGATGGCGAGAGAGAAAGAATAG
- a CDS encoding GntP family permease, with protein MIGIIIGLALLMFLAYKGMSIIWVAPVCAGLVALTGGLDLVEAYREAYMGGFVGFTKSWFPVFMLGAIFGKVMDDSGAARSVAQWITAKIGTNKAIFAVVMGCAVLTYGGVSLFVVVFAMYPLALALFREANISRKMIPGTIALGSFTFTMTALPGTPQIQNLIPMEYYGTTPTAAPIMGMAGAAVMLGVGMLWLTRSEKKLREAGDVFTEPKEKLADSNGEDLPSPILSLLPLLTVVVILNVFPIIFNREIDIIIALLAGIIVGIALNFNRLPEKVATVNAGASGSVLAIINTSAAVGFGAVVRAVPGFETLTDLVLGIPGNPLISQAVSVNILAGATGSASGGMGIALAALGDRYMELAISTGIDPAAFHRVASLSSGGLDTLPHNGAVLTLLAVCAMTHKDSYKDIFMVGTVIPVLAVITAILLATIGLV; from the coding sequence ATGATTGGTATTATTATTGGTTTAGCATTGCTTATGTTTTTAGCTTATAAAGGGATGTCTATTATATGGGTAGCGCCTGTTTGTGCAGGATTAGTAGCTTTGACTGGTGGATTAGATCTGGTGGAAGCTTATAGGGAAGCTTATATGGGGGGCTTTGTCGGTTTTACGAAATCCTGGTTCCCTGTATTTATGCTAGGGGCTATTTTTGGAAAAGTCATGGATGATTCTGGTGCTGCCCGATCGGTAGCCCAGTGGATTACTGCGAAAATAGGGACTAATAAAGCTATATTTGCTGTTGTAATGGGTTGTGCGGTACTAACCTATGGTGGAGTCTCTTTGTTTGTAGTAGTATTTGCTATGTATCCTTTAGCACTTGCTCTTTTCAGAGAAGCGAACATATCAAGAAAAATGATTCCCGGAACTATTGCCTTAGGCTCCTTTACCTTTACCATGACGGCACTGCCAGGTACGCCGCAGATTCAAAACTTGATTCCTATGGAATACTATGGCACAACACCAACAGCTGCACCGATCATGGGTATGGCTGGGGCAGCTGTCATGCTAGGAGTTGGTATGCTTTGGTTAACACGTAGCGAGAAAAAATTGCGAGAAGCAGGAGATGTATTTACGGAGCCGAAAGAAAAGCTTGCAGATTCTAATGGAGAGGACTTACCAAGCCCTATCCTATCTCTCTTGCCTCTCCTGACTGTAGTTGTTATTCTTAACGTATTCCCGATTATTTTTAATAGAGAAATCGATATTATTATAGCACTTTTGGCTGGAATTATTGTTGGTATTGCACTGAATTTCAATCGTTTGCCAGAAAAAGTAGCTACGGTCAATGCAGGAGCTTCCGGTTCGGTATTAGCGATTATTAATACGAGTGCGGCTGTTGGTTTTGGAGCCGTTGTTCGTGCAGTGCCAGGATTTGAAACCCTTACAGATTTAGTGCTGGGAATTCCCGGAAATCCATTGATTTCTCAAGCTGTATCGGTAAACATATTAGCTGGAGCGACAGGTTCAGCATCAGGTGGAATGGGAATTGCATTGGCCGCGTTAGGAGATCGGTATATGGAACTAGCGATTTCAACAGGTATTGACCCAGCGGCATTTCATCGTGTAGCTTCTCTTTCAAGTGGAGGGCTGGACACCCTTCCTCATAATGGAGCTGTATTAACCTTATTGGCGGTTTGTGCCATGACCCATAAGGATTCTTATAAAGATATTTTTATGGTAGGGACGGTTATTCCTGTACTAGCCGTTATCACAGCGATCTTACTAGCGACGATAGGATTAGTATAG
- a CDS encoding acyl CoA:acetate/3-ketoacid CoA transferase — MAPKFLTAKEAVELIESDSTVATGGFVGNAVPEELEIALEKRFVETGKPKGLTVAYCAGQGDGKEKGINHFGHEGLLKRVVGGHWGLAPKVQKLALENKIEGYTFPQGVMAHLFRDIAAGKPATITHVGLKTFVDPRIEGGKLNEITREDLVEIIHIHEKEYLLYKTFPVDYALLRGTYADEDGNVSMEKEAGSLEVLSIAQACKNSGGKVIVQVEKVVKSGTLNPWMVKIPGIYVDTIVEVEEMTNHMQTFAEDYNPSYSGNIRVPVNKMKSMPLDERKIIARRAMMELVPQAVVNLGIGMPEGVANVANEEGVGDQMVLTVEPGPIGGVPAGGLSFGAATNPMAIIDQPNQFDFYDGGGLDVAFLGLAQCDEQGNINVSKFGPKITGPGGFINITQNAKKVVFCGTFTAGGLKEEAVNGELKIVEEGKFKKFIKEVEQITFSGIYASEIEQTVLYVTERAVFELTKEGLVLTEIAPGIDLQKDILDQMDFEPMIDTNIKKMDERIFSPEKMNFSFDELL; from the coding sequence ATGGCACCAAAGTTTTTAACAGCAAAAGAAGCTGTTGAGTTGATTGAATCAGATAGTACGGTGGCAACTGGAGGATTTGTTGGCAACGCCGTGCCAGAAGAATTAGAAATTGCTCTGGAGAAGCGGTTTGTAGAAACAGGAAAACCAAAGGGCCTTACCGTTGCTTATTGTGCTGGACAAGGTGACGGGAAAGAAAAGGGGATTAATCATTTTGGGCATGAAGGACTTCTGAAAAGAGTGGTAGGAGGCCACTGGGGACTTGCGCCAAAAGTTCAAAAACTAGCACTAGAAAATAAAATTGAAGGATATACGTTTCCTCAGGGAGTAATGGCTCATTTATTTCGCGATATTGCGGCTGGAAAGCCGGCAACCATTACCCATGTTGGGTTAAAAACCTTTGTAGATCCACGAATAGAAGGTGGAAAACTAAACGAAATAACGAGAGAGGATTTAGTGGAAATTATCCATATTCATGAAAAAGAATATTTGCTGTATAAAACATTTCCTGTTGACTATGCCTTGTTGAGGGGAACTTATGCCGATGAGGATGGAAATGTCAGTATGGAAAAAGAAGCGGGTTCGCTGGAAGTTTTATCCATTGCACAAGCGTGTAAAAATTCCGGAGGTAAAGTGATCGTACAAGTTGAAAAAGTGGTTAAATCTGGAACCTTGAACCCATGGATGGTTAAAATTCCTGGTATTTATGTAGATACAATCGTAGAAGTAGAAGAAATGACAAATCACATGCAAACCTTTGCAGAAGACTATAATCCAAGTTACTCCGGTAATATAAGAGTACCAGTGAATAAAATGAAGTCGATGCCGTTAGATGAAAGAAAAATCATTGCCAGGAGAGCGATGATGGAGTTAGTTCCACAGGCGGTTGTGAATCTGGGGATCGGTATGCCTGAAGGAGTTGCAAATGTAGCAAATGAAGAAGGTGTTGGCGATCAGATGGTATTAACGGTTGAACCAGGACCTATAGGAGGTGTCCCTGCAGGAGGACTTAGTTTTGGAGCTGCAACAAATCCGATGGCAATTATTGATCAACCAAATCAATTTGATTTTTATGATGGCGGTGGTCTTGATGTTGCGTTTTTAGGTTTGGCACAATGCGATGAACAGGGAAATATAAATGTCAGCAAATTTGGACCTAAAATTACAGGACCAGGTGGATTTATTAATATAACCCAGAATGCAAAAAAAGTTGTTTTCTGTGGAACCTTTACAGCAGGTGGGTTAAAAGAAGAAGCCGTAAACGGAGAATTGAAAATTGTTGAAGAAGGGAAGTTTAAGAAATTCATTAAAGAGGTTGAACAGATAACTTTCAGCGGAATCTATGCTTCGGAGATAGAACAAACTGTACTGTACGTTACGGAAAGAGCGGTCTTTGAATTAACGAAAGAAGGGTTAGTGCTTACAGAAATAGCACCGGGAATCGATCTTCAAAAAGATATCCTTGATCAAATGGACTTTGAGCCTATGATTGATACTAATATTAAAAAAATGGATGAAAGGATTTTCAGCCCAGAAAAAATGAACTTTAGTTTTGATGAACTTCTCTAA